The proteins below come from a single Oerskovia jenensis genomic window:
- a CDS encoding proline--tRNA ligase codes for MSSASGRVVGPPVKPLKMTSLFLRTLREDPVDAEVASHKLLVRAGYIRRAAPGIYTWLPLGLRVLAKVEAIVREEMEDAGGQEVHFPALLPREPYEATGRWDEYGANLFRLTDRKDGDYLLAPTHEEMFTLLVKDMYSSYKELPLTLFQIQTKYRDEARPRAGLIRGREFIMKDAYSFDVTEEGLEASYQNQRAAYQRIFTRLGLEYVIVAATSGAMGGSRSEEFLNPTAIGEDTFVRSPGGYAANVEAVVTPVPEALPFDDAPAAHVEDTPGTPTIDSLVALVNARFPRPDREWTAADTLKNVVLALTHPDGRREVLVVGLPGDREVDLKRLEAAVEPAEVEPAGEADFAAHPELVKGYIGPEVLGPQGPQVTVPAEGKTPASSHSAVRYLLDPRVVEGTRWITGANQHGKHVLDLVAGRDFTADGTIEAAEVRAGDPAPDGSGPLELARGIEIGHIFALGRKYAQALGLTVLDENGKQVVVTMGSYGIGVTRALAALAEANHDEAGLAWPAHVAPMHVQVIATGKDQAVFEAAASLTAELSARGVEVLYDDRPKVSPGVKFKDAELLGAPLVVVVGRGLADGVVEVRPRQGGEAVQVPVADVVDLVTEKVAELLA; via the coding sequence ATGTCTTCAGCCTCCGGCCGGGTGGTCGGTCCCCCCGTCAAGCCCCTCAAGATGACCTCCCTGTTCCTGCGGACGCTGCGCGAGGACCCGGTCGACGCCGAGGTCGCGAGCCACAAGCTCCTCGTGCGCGCCGGCTACATCCGTCGCGCCGCCCCCGGCATCTACACCTGGCTCCCGCTGGGCCTGCGCGTGCTCGCCAAGGTCGAGGCGATCGTCCGCGAGGAGATGGAGGACGCGGGCGGCCAGGAGGTCCACTTCCCGGCGCTGCTGCCGCGCGAGCCCTACGAGGCCACGGGCCGCTGGGACGAGTACGGCGCCAACCTCTTCCGCCTCACGGACCGCAAGGACGGCGACTACCTGCTCGCCCCCACGCACGAGGAGATGTTCACGCTCCTCGTCAAGGACATGTACTCGTCCTACAAGGAGCTGCCGCTCACGCTGTTCCAGATCCAGACGAAGTACCGCGACGAGGCGCGTCCGCGTGCGGGCCTCATCCGTGGCCGCGAGTTCATCATGAAGGACGCGTACTCGTTCGACGTGACCGAGGAGGGGCTCGAGGCCTCGTACCAGAACCAGCGCGCCGCCTACCAGCGGATCTTCACGCGCCTGGGCCTCGAGTACGTGATCGTGGCCGCGACGTCCGGGGCCATGGGCGGCTCGCGCAGCGAGGAGTTCCTCAACCCGACCGCGATCGGCGAGGACACGTTCGTGCGCTCGCCCGGCGGCTACGCGGCCAACGTCGAGGCCGTCGTCACGCCCGTGCCCGAGGCCCTGCCCTTCGACGACGCGCCCGCGGCGCACGTCGAGGACACCCCTGGCACCCCGACGATCGACTCGCTCGTCGCGCTCGTCAACGCGCGCTTCCCGCGTCCTGACCGCGAGTGGACCGCGGCCGACACGCTCAAGAACGTGGTGCTCGCGCTCACGCACCCCGACGGTCGTCGTGAGGTGCTCGTCGTGGGCCTGCCCGGCGACCGCGAGGTCGACCTCAAGCGTCTCGAGGCGGCGGTCGAGCCCGCCGAGGTCGAGCCCGCGGGCGAGGCGGACTTCGCCGCGCACCCCGAGCTCGTCAAGGGCTACATCGGCCCCGAGGTCCTCGGCCCGCAGGGCCCCCAGGTGACCGTGCCCGCCGAGGGCAAGACGCCCGCGTCGTCGCACTCGGCCGTGCGCTACCTCCTGGACCCGCGCGTCGTCGAGGGGACCCGCTGGATCACGGGCGCGAACCAGCACGGCAAGCACGTGCTCGACCTGGTCGCCGGGCGCGACTTCACGGCCGACGGCACGATCGAGGCCGCCGAGGTCCGTGCTGGCGACCCCGCGCCAGACGGCTCGGGCCCGCTCGAGCTGGCGCGCGGCATCGAGATCGGCCACATCTTCGCGCTCGGACGCAAGTACGCGCAGGCCCTGGGCCTGACGGTCCTCGACGAGAACGGCAAGCAGGTCGTCGTGACGATGGGCTCGTACGGGATCGGCGTGACGCGCGCGCTCGCGGCGCTGGCCGAGGCCAACCACGACGAGGCCGGGCTCGCCTGGCCCGCGCACGTGGCCCCCATGCACGTCCAGGTGATCGCCACGGGCAAGGACCAGGCGGTCTTCGAGGCCGCCGCGTCGCTCACGGCCGAGCTCTCGGCGCGCGGCGTCGAGGTCCTGTACGACGACCGGCCCAAGGTCTCGCCCGGCGTGAAGTTCAAGGACGCCGAGCTCCTGGGCGCCCCGCTCGTCGTGGTCGTGGGCCGCGGTCTCGCGGACGGCGTCGTCGAGGTGCGCCCGCGTCAGGGCGGCGAGGCAGTGCAGGTCCCCGTCGCCGACGTGGTCGATCTCGTGACCGAGAAGGTCGCCGAGCTGCTCGCGTAG
- a CDS encoding Fpg/Nei family DNA glycosylase: MPELPEVEALVRFLDERTTGRVVVAADLASIVALKTFSPPLSALVGGTVTGAARHGKWLDLAVRPAPGGAGADSTDGTGSRPDGELHLVFHLARAGWLRWSEDAPTTPVRPTSSRGGVRAVLALRIRFDDGSGFDLTEAGTRKRLAVHLVHDPDEVPAIATLGVEPLGPDFTRDRLAELLGARNQQLKGVLRDQRLIAGIGNAYSDEILHAARTSPFRLSRTLDADDVAHLHQAIRDVITEAVATSSGRPAAELKDAKRRGMRVHGRTGETCPVCGDVVREVSFADRSLQYCATCQTGGQVLADRRMSKLLK; the protein is encoded by the coding sequence GTGCCCGAGCTCCCCGAGGTCGAGGCGCTCGTCCGCTTCCTCGACGAGCGCACGACCGGTCGTGTCGTCGTCGCGGCGGACCTCGCCTCGATCGTGGCCCTCAAGACCTTCTCTCCCCCGCTCTCCGCCCTGGTGGGCGGCACGGTCACGGGGGCGGCGCGCCACGGCAAGTGGCTCGACCTGGCGGTCCGCCCGGCGCCCGGCGGCGCGGGCGCCGACAGCACCGACGGCACGGGCAGCAGGCCCGACGGCGAGCTCCACCTGGTCTTCCATCTCGCCAGGGCGGGGTGGTTGCGCTGGTCCGAGGACGCGCCCACGACCCCCGTGCGCCCCACCTCGAGCCGAGGCGGCGTCCGGGCCGTGCTCGCGCTGCGGATCCGGTTCGACGACGGGTCCGGCTTCGACCTCACCGAGGCCGGCACGCGCAAACGGCTCGCGGTCCACCTGGTCCACGACCCCGACGAGGTGCCCGCGATCGCGACCCTGGGCGTCGAACCGCTGGGGCCCGACTTCACGCGCGACCGTCTGGCCGAGCTCCTGGGCGCACGCAACCAGCAGCTCAAGGGTGTCCTGCGCGACCAGCGCCTCATCGCGGGGATCGGCAACGCCTACTCCGACGAGATCCTGCACGCCGCGAGGACCAGCCCGTTCCGCCTGAGCCGCACCCTCGACGCCGACGACGTGGCCCACCTGCACCAGGCGATCCGCGACGTGATCACCGAGGCCGTGGCGACGTCGTCGGGCAGACCGGCCGCCGAGCTCAAGGACGCCAAACGGCGCGGCATGCGCGTCCACGGCCGCACGGGCGAGACCTGCCCGGTGTGCGGGGACGTCGTGCGCGAGGTCTCGTTCGCCGACCGCAGCCTGCAGTACTGCGCCACGTGCCAGACCGGCGGGCAGGTCCTCGCCGACCGGCGCATGTCGAAGCTCCTGAAGTAG
- a CDS encoding GNAT family N-acetyltransferase yields the protein MARWHPPGPWSRLQAARVLGDADVPDALRVCALDPVGSVLAASRIVEAARLSQSGGQVWGFPAQGPLVAICWAGANLVPVVPAQGADHTEALDAFAALARRFGRRASSIVGERSAALGLWDRLAEHWPAARDVRDDQPSLMIDRAPDVEPDPLVRRSVPAELPLVLPACVRMFVEEVGYSPVAAGGNAYTDRVRGLITSGRSFVRVTGDASSSTPSTGVDDPLAAVALHERTVAFKAELGAVTPEVAQVQGVWVEPRLRGRRLSESGMAAVVEITRREIAPIVSLYVNAYNERALATYRRVGFEQVGTFATVLF from the coding sequence ATGGCGCGCTGGCACCCCCCGGGGCCGTGGTCCCGGCTCCAGGCTGCCCGGGTCCTGGGGGACGCGGACGTCCCGGACGCCTTGCGGGTGTGCGCCCTCGACCCCGTGGGGTCGGTGCTCGCGGCCTCCCGCATCGTCGAGGCCGCACGGCTCTCGCAGAGCGGGGGACAGGTGTGGGGCTTTCCCGCGCAGGGACCGCTCGTGGCGATCTGCTGGGCGGGGGCCAACCTGGTGCCCGTCGTCCCGGCGCAGGGAGCGGACCACACCGAGGCCCTCGACGCGTTCGCGGCCCTCGCCCGCAGGTTCGGGCGTCGGGCGTCGTCGATCGTGGGCGAGCGTTCGGCGGCTCTCGGTCTGTGGGATCGCCTGGCCGAGCACTGGCCGGCGGCGCGGGACGTCCGCGACGACCAGCCGTCGCTCATGATCGACCGGGCGCCCGACGTCGAGCCGGACCCGCTGGTCCGCCGCTCGGTGCCCGCGGAGCTCCCGCTCGTGCTGCCGGCGTGCGTGCGCATGTTCGTCGAGGAGGTCGGCTACTCGCCGGTCGCCGCGGGCGGCAACGCCTACACCGACCGTGTGCGCGGGCTCATCACGTCGGGTCGCTCGTTCGTGCGGGTGACCGGGGACGCCTCGTCGTCGACGCCGTCGACCGGGGTGGACGACCCGCTCGCGGCCGTCGCGCTCCACGAGCGCACGGTCGCCTTCAAGGCCGAGCTCGGTGCGGTCACGCCCGAGGTCGCGCAGGTGCAGGGCGTGTGGGTCGAGCCACGGCTGCGAGGTCGGCGCCTGTCCGAGTCGGGCATGGCCGCGGTCGTGGAGATCACGCGTCGCGAGATCGCACCGATCGTCTCGCTCTACGTCAACGCGTACAACGAGCGTGCGCTCGCGACGTACCGACGCGTGGGGTTCGAGCAGGTCGGGACGTTCGCGACCGTCCTGTTCTGA
- the ispG gene encoding flavodoxin-dependent (E)-4-hydroxy-3-methylbut-2-enyl-diphosphate synthase, giving the protein MPAAPPPVLAPRRKTRKIKVGKVDVGGDAPVSVQSMTTTPTTDINATLQQIAELTASGCDIVRVAVPSQDDALALPAIARKSQIPVIADIHFQPKYVFAAIDAGCAAVRVNPGNIRKFDDQIKEIARAATDAGTSIRIGVNAGSLDPRLLAKYGKATPEALVESAVWEASLFEEHGFHDFKISVKHNDPVVMVRAYELLSERGDWPLHLGVTEAGPAFQGTIKSATAFGALLSKGIGDTIRVSLSAPPVEEVKVGIQILQSLNLRPRKLEIVSCPSCGRAQVDVYTLAEKVTAGLEGMEVPLRVAVMGCVVNGPGEAREADLGVASGNGKGQIFVKGEVVKTVPESMIVETLIEEAMRIAETMTPENDAQAGPPVVTVG; this is encoded by the coding sequence ATGCCAGCAGCACCTCCGCCTGTCCTCGCGCCGCGCCGCAAGACCCGCAAGATCAAGGTCGGCAAGGTCGACGTCGGCGGTGACGCCCCCGTGAGCGTCCAGTCGATGACCACGACCCCGACCACGGACATCAACGCGACCCTCCAGCAGATCGCCGAGCTGACCGCGTCGGGCTGCGACATCGTGCGCGTCGCGGTGCCGAGCCAGGACGACGCGCTCGCGCTGCCCGCGATCGCGAGGAAGTCCCAGATCCCCGTGATCGCGGACATCCACTTCCAGCCGAAGTACGTGTTCGCCGCGATCGACGCGGGCTGCGCGGCCGTGCGAGTGAACCCGGGCAACATCCGCAAGTTCGACGACCAGATCAAGGAGATCGCCCGCGCCGCCACGGACGCGGGCACCTCGATCCGTATCGGCGTGAACGCCGGGTCGCTCGACCCGCGCCTCCTCGCCAAGTACGGCAAGGCCACCCCGGAGGCGCTCGTCGAGTCGGCCGTCTGGGAGGCGTCGCTGTTCGAGGAGCACGGCTTCCACGACTTCAAGATCTCGGTCAAGCACAACGACCCGGTCGTCATGGTGCGCGCCTACGAGCTGCTGTCCGAGCGCGGCGACTGGCCGCTGCACCTGGGTGTCACCGAGGCGGGCCCGGCCTTCCAGGGCACGATCAAGTCGGCGACGGCGTTCGGCGCGCTGCTGAGCAAGGGCATCGGCGACACGATCCGCGTCTCCCTGTCGGCTCCGCCCGTCGAGGAGGTCAAGGTCGGCATCCAGATCCTGCAGTCGCTCAACCTGCGTCCCCGCAAGCTCGAGATCGTCTCGTGCCCGTCGTGCGGTCGCGCGCAGGTGGACGTGTACACGCTCGCGGAGAAGGTGACCGCCGGACTCGAGGGCATGGAGGTCCCGCTGCGCGTCGCGGTCATGGGCTGCGTCGTGAACGGACCGGGCGAGGCTCGCGAGGCGGACCTCGGCGTCGCGTCGGGCAACGGCAAGGGGCAGATCTTCGTCAAGGGCGAGGTCGTCAAGACGGTGCCCGAGTCGATGATCGTCGAGACGCTGATCGAGGAGGCCATGCGGATCGCCGAGACCATGACACCGGAGAACGACGCACAGGCCGGTCCGCCCGTCGTCACCGTCGGCTGA
- a CDS encoding M50 family metallopeptidase: MAAVIGILVVLVGILVSIALHEVGHMVPAKKFGVRVSHYFVGFGPTLWSRTTGETEYGLKAIPLGGYVRLVGMYPPAPPGAKKSDGFFGRMVQDAREMSAEEILPGQEPRAFYNLSVPKKIVVMFGGPFMNLVIAFVLMTVVLVGIGSPQATTTVATVPACVTPAAAPADYECTASDPATPAALAGIEPGDTIVSFDGEPVTSWDSLVGKITGAAGQTVPVVVERAGEQVTLEITPTEVDRPVVGDDGQYVTDDDGEPVLKPAGYVGIAPTQERVSEPLSAVPEAIWAQVSGTAAVIVELPAKLVDVVQSTFGGEERDPASVMGPVGVGRIAVDVVGADQVDVVDRVAIMLSLLASLNIALFAFNLIPLPPLDGGHIAGALYEGAKRQVAKVRGRPRPAHADVAKLVPLGLAMWVVLLGMGVLLIYADIANPIRLT; encoded by the coding sequence ATGGCCGCGGTGATCGGCATCCTCGTCGTGCTGGTCGGCATCCTGGTGTCGATCGCCCTGCACGAGGTCGGGCACATGGTCCCGGCGAAGAAGTTCGGTGTCCGGGTCAGCCACTACTTCGTGGGGTTCGGACCCACGTTGTGGTCGCGGACCACGGGGGAGACCGAGTACGGGCTCAAGGCGATCCCGTTGGGCGGCTACGTGCGCCTCGTGGGCATGTACCCGCCCGCGCCTCCTGGTGCCAAGAAGTCCGACGGCTTCTTCGGTCGCATGGTGCAGGACGCGCGGGAGATGAGCGCCGAGGAGATCCTGCCCGGTCAGGAGCCGCGTGCGTTCTACAACCTCTCGGTGCCCAAGAAGATCGTCGTGATGTTCGGCGGTCCGTTCATGAACCTCGTGATCGCGTTCGTGCTCATGACCGTGGTGCTGGTCGGCATCGGTTCGCCGCAGGCGACCACGACGGTCGCGACGGTGCCCGCGTGCGTGACGCCCGCCGCGGCCCCGGCGGACTACGAGTGCACGGCGAGCGACCCGGCGACCCCTGCCGCGCTGGCGGGGATCGAGCCCGGGGACACGATCGTCTCGTTCGACGGCGAGCCGGTCACGTCGTGGGACTCGCTGGTCGGCAAGATCACGGGCGCCGCGGGCCAGACCGTCCCGGTCGTGGTCGAGCGGGCGGGTGAGCAGGTCACGCTCGAGATCACCCCGACCGAGGTGGACCGTCCGGTCGTGGGTGACGACGGGCAGTACGTGACCGACGACGACGGCGAGCCCGTCCTCAAGCCCGCGGGCTACGTCGGGATCGCCCCGACCCAGGAGCGGGTCTCGGAGCCGCTCAGCGCGGTGCCGGAGGCCATCTGGGCGCAGGTCTCGGGCACTGCCGCGGTCATCGTCGAGCTGCCGGCCAAGCTGGTCGACGTGGTGCAGTCGACGTTCGGCGGCGAGGAGCGGGACCCGGCGTCGGTCATGGGTCCGGTGGGCGTGGGGCGGATCGCGGTGGACGTCGTGGGGGCGGACCAGGTCGACGTGGTCGACCGCGTGGCGATCATGCTGAGCCTCCTGGCCTCGCTCAACATCGCTCTGTTCGCGTTCAACCTCATCCCGTTGCCGCCGCTCGACGGCGGGCACATCGCGGGTGCGCTGTACGAGGGGGCCAAGAGGCAGGTCGCCAAGGTCCGCGGCCGCCCGCGCCCCGCGCACGCGGACGTCGCCAAGCTCGTCCCGCTCGGGCTCGCGATGTGGGTCGTCCTGCTCGGGATGGGCGTGCTGCTGATCTACGCGGACATCGCCAACCCGATCCGCCTCACCTGA
- the dxr gene encoding 1-deoxy-D-xylulose-5-phosphate reductoisomerase has product MSLRSVTLLGSTGSIGTQAIDVISRHSDRFRVDAISAGGANAELLAQQAVALGVRRVGVADPARAVEVETALAARASRAGAPAVEVLVGPDAATELAGAGSDVVLNGITGSVGLGPTLAALGAGSTLALANKESLVVGGVLVQDAKQRPDQIVPVDSEHSAIAQALRSGRREEVRRLVLTASGGPFRGWSRDDVKAVSPEQALAHPTWAMGPVVTINSATLMNKGLELIEAHLLFDVPTDEIAVVVHPQSVVHSMVEFVDGSTIAQASPPDMRLPIALGLSWPDRLGEVAAGCDWSAATAWTFEPLDEALFPAVGLAREAASASATHPAVYNAANEECVAAFLSGRIGFLDIVETVQRVLGEHTGTPRAAVTLEDVTGAEGWARARAHEILARR; this is encoded by the coding sequence ATGAGTCTGCGCAGCGTGACCCTTCTCGGGTCGACCGGATCCATCGGCACCCAGGCGATCGACGTGATCTCTCGTCACTCCGACCGGTTCCGCGTGGACGCGATCTCGGCGGGTGGCGCGAACGCCGAGCTCCTCGCCCAGCAGGCGGTCGCGCTCGGTGTGCGACGTGTCGGGGTCGCGGACCCTGCACGAGCCGTCGAGGTCGAGACCGCGCTGGCCGCGAGGGCCTCGCGCGCGGGCGCACCGGCCGTCGAGGTGCTCGTCGGCCCGGACGCCGCGACCGAGCTCGCGGGTGCCGGCTCCGACGTCGTGCTCAACGGCATCACGGGCTCGGTGGGCCTCGGCCCCACGCTGGCCGCCCTGGGCGCGGGCTCGACGCTCGCGCTGGCCAACAAGGAGTCGCTCGTCGTGGGTGGCGTGCTGGTCCAGGACGCGAAGCAGCGTCCGGACCAGATCGTCCCCGTCGACTCGGAGCACTCCGCGATCGCGCAGGCACTGCGCTCCGGGCGCCGCGAGGAGGTCCGTCGCCTCGTGCTGACGGCGTCGGGCGGCCCGTTCCGCGGATGGTCGCGCGACGACGTCAAGGCGGTCTCCCCGGAGCAGGCGCTCGCGCACCCGACCTGGGCCATGGGGCCGGTCGTGACGATCAACTCGGCGACGCTCATGAACAAGGGCCTCGAGCTCATCGAGGCGCACCTGCTGTTCGACGTGCCGACCGACGAGATCGCGGTCGTGGTGCACCCGCAGTCGGTCGTCCACTCGATGGTCGAGTTCGTCGACGGTTCGACCATCGCGCAGGCCTCCCCGCCGGACATGCGCCTGCCCATCGCGCTCGGCCTGAGCTGGCCGGACCGCCTCGGCGAGGTGGCAGCCGGGTGCGACTGGTCGGCCGCGACGGCCTGGACGTTCGAGCCGCTCGACGAGGCTCTCTTCCCGGCCGTCGGGCTCGCGCGCGAGGCAGCCTCGGCGTCGGCGACGCACCCTGCGGTGTACAACGCGGCCAACGAGGAGTGCGTCGCCGCGTTCCTCTCGGGCCGGATCGGCTTCCTGGACATCGTCGAGACCGTGCAGCGGGTCCTGGGTGAGCACACGGGAACCCCGCGGGCGGCGGTCACGTTGGAGGACGTGACGGGTGCCGAGGGGTGGGCCCGGGCCAGGGCTCACGAGATCCTCGCCCGTCGCTGA
- a CDS encoding DivIVA domain-containing protein, with translation MSALFSTVSKVRNGYDPEEVDEFFDHARQVYEGKKPERLTSTDIQVSMFDLVRGGYDTHEVDAALDRLEGAFIARQRAEYVAVNGQQAWMNALAERARSLYGRLGRPDGERFAPAGRGEWGYDMDDVDDLCDRLVAYFDRQEPITAAEIRNSTFARRRGKDGYAEGPVDAFFARAIEVLLGVE, from the coding sequence GTGAGTGCGTTGTTCAGCACCGTCTCGAAGGTGCGCAACGGGTACGACCCGGAAGAGGTGGACGAGTTCTTCGACCACGCACGTCAGGTCTACGAGGGCAAGAAGCCGGAGCGTCTGACGAGCACGGACATCCAGGTCTCGATGTTCGACCTGGTCCGTGGCGGGTACGACACCCACGAGGTCGACGCGGCCCTCGATCGGTTGGAGGGGGCCTTCATCGCCCGCCAGCGTGCCGAGTACGTCGCGGTCAACGGCCAGCAGGCGTGGATGAACGCGCTCGCCGAGCGGGCGCGCAGCCTGTACGGCCGCCTGGGCCGCCCGGACGGCGAGCGCTTCGCGCCCGCGGGCCGTGGCGAGTGGGGCTACGACATGGACGACGTGGACGACCTGTGCGACCGTCTCGTGGCGTACTTCGACCGCCAGGAGCCCATCACGGCCGCCGAGATCCGCAACTCGACGTTCGCTCGTCGCCGCGGCAAGGACGGCTACGCGGAGGGGCCCGTGGACGCGTTCTTCGCCCGGGCCATCGAGGTGCTGCTCGGCGTCGAGTGA
- the rlmN gene encoding 23S rRNA (adenine(2503)-C(2))-methyltransferase RlmN, with amino-acid sequence MSVRPSVESKPLPLVMSAPRRGKPPRHFADLSPEERTAAVVELGEKPFRAKQLATHYYAHFTNDAEDMTDLPQATRNLLVENLMPPLLTPARVMQADGGTTVKTLWKLFDAAKVESVLMRYPNRSTLCVSSQAGCGMACPFCATGQLGLTRNLSTAEIVEQVRSAAKSLADGDIPGGPARLNNLVFMGMGEPMANYKAVMGTIRQLIAPAPEGLGMSARNITVSTVGLVPAMNKLSAEGIPVTLALSLHAPDDDLRSELVPINTRWSVDETLDAARNYFEVTGRRVSIEYALIKDMNDHAWRADLLGEKLTARGSGWVHVNPIPLNPTPGSIWTASERDVEDEFVARLRGHGIPTTIRDTRGSDIDGACGQLAAEEEE; translated from the coding sequence ATGTCTGTTCGCCCGTCCGTCGAATCGAAGCCGCTGCCGCTCGTCATGTCGGCACCTCGTCGTGGGAAGCCCCCGCGCCACTTCGCCGACCTCTCCCCGGAGGAGCGCACGGCCGCGGTCGTCGAGCTGGGGGAGAAGCCCTTCCGTGCCAAGCAGCTCGCGACGCACTACTACGCGCACTTCACGAACGACGCCGAGGACATGACCGACCTCCCCCAGGCGACGCGGAACCTGCTCGTGGAGAACCTCATGCCGCCGCTGCTCACCCCGGCGCGCGTCATGCAGGCCGACGGCGGGACGACCGTCAAGACGCTCTGGAAGCTCTTCGACGCGGCCAAGGTCGAGTCGGTCCTGATGCGCTACCCGAACCGGTCGACGCTGTGCGTCTCGAGCCAGGCCGGGTGCGGCATGGCGTGCCCCTTCTGCGCGACCGGTCAGCTCGGCCTGACGCGCAACCTGTCGACCGCGGAGATCGTCGAGCAGGTGCGCTCGGCCGCGAAGTCGCTCGCCGACGGTGACATCCCCGGCGGCCCGGCCCGGCTGAACAACCTCGTCTTCATGGGCATGGGCGAGCCCATGGCCAACTACAAGGCCGTCATGGGCACGATCCGCCAGCTCATCGCCCCCGCCCCCGAGGGCCTGGGCATGTCGGCGCGCAACATCACGGTCTCGACCGTGGGGCTCGTCCCCGCCATGAACAAGCTCTCGGCCGAGGGCATCCCGGTCACGCTCGCGCTCTCGCTCCACGCCCCCGACGACGACCTGCGCAGCGAGCTGGTCCCGATCAACACCCGGTGGTCGGTCGACGAGACGCTCGACGCGGCGCGCAACTACTTCGAGGTCACGGGGCGTCGCGTGAGCATCGAGTACGCGCTCATCAAGGACATGAACGACCACGCCTGGCGTGCGGACCTGCTGGGCGAGAAGCTCACGGCTCGTGGCTCGGGCTGGGTGCACGTGAACCCCATCCCGCTGAACCCGACGCCGGGCTCGATCTGGACGGCGAGCGAACGCGACGTCGAGGACGAGTTCGTGGCTCGCTTGCGCGGGCACGGGATTCCGACCACTATTCGTGACACACGCGGCAGTGACATCGATGGTGCGTGCGGGCAGCTGGCAGCTGAGGAGGAAGAGTGA
- a CDS encoding phosphatidate cytidylyltransferase, with product MTSDAVASRPRRTPKAGRDLPKAISVGVGLLVLVGASLAFRPEPFVLLATAAVGAALWELKQAFLRRDIHLPLLPLLVGAAGILISSYYSGPEALMVSFVLTVAGVVVWRVIDGSGTAAVRDAAAGTFATAYLPFMAGFVMMMLANPDNGRIQVLLFILLAVSNDVGGYVAGVLFGRHPLAPSISPKKSWEGLAGSFVLATAIGVVGAVYGLGASPVIGVALGIMVPLTATVGDLAESMIKRDLELKDMGSLLPGHGGVLDRLDSMLLTAPFVYLLLSVSL from the coding sequence ATGACAAGTGATGCGGTCGCGTCCCGGCCCCGGCGCACGCCGAAGGCCGGACGCGACCTGCCCAAGGCGATCTCCGTCGGGGTCGGGCTCCTCGTCCTGGTGGGGGCCTCGCTGGCCTTCCGCCCGGAGCCGTTCGTGCTGCTGGCGACCGCCGCGGTGGGGGCTGCGCTGTGGGAGCTGAAGCAGGCGTTCCTGCGCCGCGACATCCACCTCCCGCTCCTGCCGCTCCTGGTGGGGGCCGCGGGAATCCTGATCTCGTCGTACTACTCGGGCCCCGAGGCCCTCATGGTCTCGTTCGTGCTGACCGTGGCGGGCGTCGTGGTCTGGCGGGTCATCGACGGCTCGGGCACGGCCGCGGTGCGCGACGCGGCGGCGGGGACGTTCGCGACGGCCTACCTGCCGTTCATGGCGGGGTTCGTCATGATGATGCTCGCGAACCCGGACAACGGTCGGATCCAGGTCCTGCTGTTCATCCTGCTGGCGGTCTCCAACGACGTCGGCGGGTACGTCGCCGGGGTCCTGTTCGGGCGTCATCCGCTGGCTCCCTCGATCAGTCCCAAGAAGAGCTGGGAGGGGCTGGCGGGCTCGTTCGTCCTGGCGACGGCCATCGGTGTCGTGGGCGCGGTCTACGGGCTCGGTGCGAGCCCCGTGATCGGTGTCGCGCTCGGCATCATGGTGCCGCTCACGGCGACCGTGGGGGACCTTGCCGAGTCGATGATCAAGCGCGACCTAGAATTGAAGGACATGGGGTCCCTCCTCCCGGGGCACGGCGGCGTCCTCGACCGCCTGGACTCCATGCTCCTGACCGCTCCGTTCGTGTACCTGCTGCTCTCCGTCTCGCTCTGA
- the frr gene encoding ribosome recycling factor: MIDETLLEAEEKMDKAIEVAKEDFANIRTGRASGAMFNKITVEYYGAQTPLQQLASFNTPEARTIVISPFDKTALSAIEKAIRDSDLGVNPSNDGNIIRVVLPVLTEERRRDYVKLAKGKAEDARVSVRNVRRRAKEQLDRIVKDGEAGEDEGTRAEKELEALTKSHVDTIDALLAGKESELLEV; encoded by the coding sequence GTGATCGACGAGACCCTCCTCGAGGCCGAAGAGAAGATGGACAAGGCGATCGAGGTCGCCAAGGAGGACTTCGCGAACATTCGCACGGGACGTGCGAGCGGCGCGATGTTCAACAAGATCACGGTCGAGTACTACGGCGCTCAGACGCCGCTCCAGCAGCTCGCCTCGTTCAACACGCCCGAGGCCCGCACGATCGTGATCTCGCCCTTCGACAAGACCGCGCTCAGCGCGATCGAGAAGGCCATCCGGGACTCGGACCTCGGGGTGAACCCCAGCAACGACGGCAACATCATCCGTGTCGTGCTCCCCGTGCTCACGGAGGAGCGTCGCCGTGACTACGTGAAGCTCGCCAAGGGCAAGGCCGAGGACGCGCGCGTCTCGGTGCGCAACGTGCGCCGTCGTGCCAAGGAGCAGCTCGACCGCATCGTCAAGGACGGCGAGGCGGGCGAGGACGAGGGCACGCGCGCCGAGAAGGAGCTCGAGGCACTCACGAAGAGCCACGTCGACACGATCGACGCGCTCCTCGCCGGCAAGGAGAGCGAGCTCCTCGAGGTCTGA